In Musa acuminata AAA Group cultivar baxijiao chromosome BXJ2-3, Cavendish_Baxijiao_AAA, whole genome shotgun sequence, the following proteins share a genomic window:
- the LOC103978038 gene encoding CST complex subunit CTC1 isoform X4, whose protein sequence is MEGVRTLSISDLLHFSRPLSGAASLGSAFSPPSAPKRPRPDGPDENPIEPPFVSSVQNPDPGIFSPLDHPVLLIGTIDLFLEDSDRSLGCLNHCLSFSDGSLRICCYVLDFELKIIGRKVQVLAWNFLPFKHASGGVLEVIQWSLAEVETASDCDPSLSIPLGCSLQETDLKARGRAFGILRAVSPIFRVPCVKGNEDSQKNSSGILMDSGNSIGFFAEMLTCGCDRCGGSRFLERGPHPHEDNNRHSFTNSVFIYFIKPTYLWRPVLFRLIGKVIMVSMLKRKLVFVGGKESYLTFVSTALTMVSLSQLPTASPVKTDEGMYNGVVTGIYMNGMVVELDDKVWLLITDSVLAPQHSLRVGAIVSVMNYHLVHVNYSWLKTFLLGTCLRTYISIKSFSIADIRYHFKYESNSLLEKFIESLLFSAKFWVLLLVSCFEKKFAGIFSHKDILGSEKKGVVQTYAARCLPPSAFQEQLGLFMNFCKHGQCNFRSDLNFSFLKLVIPISNLTRWCEEMWVSMPSERHVDDEIVEMNQYLDHFLPRGTLYEHMIRRIISSDDLGFVLMGVFKISQCSGRLQLTDATGSIDVVVPDLPVDVDFQTIYEVKDYKLVMEGSPHQVDHLQCHFDGSLSCRAIFQHFSHKEKSQLAVYVHFYVRDITWTSFPHQIPSYMDKNHVNCSNDDMFHLFLVTHKFPVHQSLQDDLSFSNSSGLFAEALILPYNLIPIETYEHGELTEVFLNNQNKLSDCTGQLKDSIEGWSKQSKLIQASNIVQHSDSVNVSREFERSCHLCCSLTFRSNNCKWSQLPVYLYNANGIIMKDIFHNQSDSRVLLEFGSNNFSKYQMIRVGSYYLLKCSKKNLHCKSKGCEHMIRGKAIVISETSLWSLSFLFGEDKHQRKSSGDDCSRASSVKNIEDGPNKFCQHEQMFLQFIDQTRQLSDVYLHISTEAMTQLEELEPSQQGLNNLLPSLDEIKSVSSCIQNMMSEVAMPAGIINQLNNELPQGTQISLNGNVENFFIYDCRPRSCVSSSCVANCNQWSTCKVCIYVTDDYNMVRVRGSLSRYAYPIGLGPGANVTFHRVLLMHTSSRWHELMLTPVSFIVVNSVKELDNQQTDRSPIQESRWNIQCEEILDTISLVSISQMLKCMNSKPIRLRCRVVTIVILVLENQTHESVELRCGRFFKMRAASIPLAGFLLECCWQFSGLNCFNLWQFILR, encoded by the exons ATGGAGGGTGTTCGGACCCTCTCCATCTCCGACCTTCTACACTTCTCGCGTCCTCTCTCGGGCGCCGCCTCCCTCGGCTCCGCTTTCTCCCCCCCTTCCGCGCCAAAAAGACCCAGGCCTGACGGCCCCGACGAGAACCCCATCGAACCTCCTTTTGTCTCCTCTGTTCAAAACCCTGACCCTGGAATCTTCTCGCCCCTGGATCACCCCGTGCTCCTCATCGGCACCATCGACCTGTTTCTGGAGGATTCTGACCGATCTCTCGGCTGCCTGAACCATTGTCTCTCGTTCTCCGATGGCTCTTTGAGAATCTGTTGCTACGTTTTGGACTTCGAACTCAAGATCATCGGCCGGAAAGTCCAAGTTTTGGCGTGGAACTTCCTCCCATTTAAGCACGCAAGCGGCGGTGTTCTTGAGGTGATTCAGTGGAGCCTCGCGGAAGTTGAGACGGCATCGGATTGCGACCCCTCACTGTCGATTCCTTTGGGCTGTTCGTTGCAAGAAACCGACTTGAAGGCTCGTGGTCGTGCCTTTGGCATTCTGAGAGCGGTCAGCCCCATCTTCCGTGTGCCTTGCGTGAAAGGAAATGAGGATAGTCAGAAGAATTCCAGTGGAATCCTCATGGATAGCGGGAATTCAATAGGTTTCTTTGCCGAGATGCTTACCTGTGGCTGTGATCGTTGTGGTGGTTCTCGTTTTCTAGAGCGTGGCCCTCACCCTCACGAAGACAATAACAGACATTCTTTCACCAATTCAGTgtttatttatttcatcaaacCTACATATCTATGGCGCCCAGTGCTCTTTAGGCTGATCGGGAAGGTAATTATGGTTTCGATGTTGAAGAGGAAATTGGTCTTTGTTGGAGGTAAGGAATCATATCTGACGTTTGTGTCAACAGCGCTAACTATGGTATCCTTGAGTCAGCTTCCTACAGCGAGTCCGGTGAAGACTGACGAAGGCATGTATAATGGAGTTGTTACTGGAATTTACATGAATGGCATGGTGGTTGAATTGGATGATAAAGTCTGGCTTTTGATTACTGATTCAGTGCTTGCTCCACAACATTCTTTGAGGGTTGGCGCTATT GTTTCTGTTATGAATTATCATTTGGTTCATGTTAATTATTCTTGGCTGAAGACCTTCCTGCTTGGGACGTGCCTCAGAACATACATTAGCATCAAATCCTTCTCCATTGCTGACATCAG GTATCACTTTAAATACGAGTCCAACAGCCTACTGGAGAAGTTCATCGAATCTCTACTCTTTTCTGCTAAATTTTG GGTGTTACTTTTGGTCTCTTGCTTTGAGAAAAAATTTGCTGGGATATTTTCTCACAAGGATATTTTGGGCTCAGAGAAA AAAGGAGTTGTACAAACTTATGCAGCTAGATGTTTGCCTCCAAGTGCCTTCCAAGAACAG CTTGGGTTGTTTATGAATTTCTGCAAACATGGCCAATGCAATTTCAGAAGCGATTTGAACTTCTCGTTCCTTAAATTG gtaaTACCAATATCTAATCTTACAAGGTGGTGCGAAGAAATGTGGGTTTCAATGCCATCAGAGAGACATGTTGATGATGAAATAGTTGAGATGAACCAATATTTAGACCATTTCCTTCCCAGAGGAACTTTATATGAACACATGATTAGAAGAATTATTTCAAGTGATGATTTAGGCTTTGTTTTAATGGGAGTATTCAAG ATTTCTCAATGTTCTGGGAGGTTGCAATTGACTGATGCAACAGGAAGCATTGATGTTGTCGTGCCAGATTTACCAGTAGATGTTGATTTTCAGACCATCTATGAG GTCAAAGATTATAAACTTGTTATGGAAGGTTCACCACACCAAGTAGATCATCTGCAGTGTCATTTTGATGGATCACTCTCATGCAGAGCTATATTTCAGCATTTCTCTCATAAGGAAAAATCTCAACTTGCAGTTTATGTTCACTTCTATGTCAGGGACATAACCTGGACTAGTTTTCCTCATCAAATTCCTTCTTACATGGACAAGAATCACGTCAATTGCAGTAATGATGACATGTTTCATCTGTTTCTTGTTACTCACAAATTTCCTGTCCATCAGAGT CTTCAAGATGATCTCAGTTTTTCAAACAGCTCTGGTTTGTTTGCTGAGGCTTTGATATTGCCTTATAATTTGATACCTATTGAGACATATGAACATGGTGAACTTACAGAAGTTTTCCTCAACAATCAAAATAAACTATCTGATTGTACTGGTCAGCTGAAAGACTCAATTGAAGGATGGTCTAAACAGTCTAAACTTATTCAAGCATCAAATATTGTCCAACATTCTGATTCAGTGAATGTTTCAAGAGAGTTCGAGAGGTCTTGCCACCTTTGTTGTTCACTCACATTTAGAAGTAACAACTGTAAATGGTCTCAGTTACCAGTCTATCTATATAATGCTAATGGGATTATAATGAAGGACATATTTCATAATCAGAGTGATTCGAGGGTATTGCTAGAATTTGGATCTAACAACTTTAGCAAGTATCAG ATGATTCGTGTAGGTTCATATTATCTTCTGAAGTGCTCCAAGAAAAATTTGCACTGCAAATCAAAAGGCTGTGAACATATGATACGTGGAAAAGCTATTGTGATCTCCGAGACAAGCCTCTGGAGTCTTTCATTTTTGTTTGGTGAGGATAAACATCAGAGGAAATCATCTGGAGATGACTGTTCTCGTGCTTCTTCAGTAAAAAATATTGAAGATGGTCCAAACAAATTTTGTCAGCATGAGCAAATGTTCCTGCAGTTCATTGATCAAACACGTCAACTTTCAGATGTTTATTTGCATATATCTACTGAAGCAATGACGCAGTTGGAAGAATTAGAGCCATCACAACAGGGTTTAAATAATCTCCTTCCTTCTCTAGATGAAATTAAAAGTGTGTCATCATGCATCCAAAACATGATGTCTGAGGTTGCTATGCCTGCTGGAATTATTAATCAACTGAACAACGAGTTGCCACAAGGAACTCAAATATCATTAAATggaaatgttgagaacttttttaTTTATGACTGCAGACCTAGATCTTGTGTGAGCTCTAGTTGTGTGGCAAATTGTAACCAGTGGAGTACATGCAAAGTTTGTATTTATGTAACTGATGATTACAATATG GTGCGAGTTCGTGGTAGCTTAAGCAGATATGCTTATCCTATTGGATTGGGACCCGGAGCAAATGTGACCTTTCACAGAGTCCTTTTGATGCA CACTTCCAGCAGATGGCATGAGTTGATGTTAACCCCAGTGTCTTTTATTGTGGTTAACTCGGTAAAGGAACTTGATAATCAACAAACTGATAGAAGTCCAATACAAGAATCCAGATGGAATATTCAGTGTGAGGAAATATTAGATACGATTTCATTAGTTTCAATCTCACAGATGCTGAAGTGTATGAACAGTAAGCCAATCCGGCTACGTTGCAGG GTCGTGACTATCGTTATCTTAGTGCTGGAGAATCAAACACATGAATCTGTTGAGCTGCGATGTGGAAGATTTTTCAAGATGCGAGCAGCAAGTATCCCACTAGCTGGATTTTTATTAG AATGTTGCTGGCAATTCAGTGGACTCAACTGCTTTAATCTGTGGCAATTTATTCTGCGGTAA
- the LOC103978038 gene encoding CST complex subunit CTC1 isoform X3: MEGVRTLSISDLLHFSRPLSGAASLGSAFSPPSAPKRPRPDGPDENPIEPPFVSSVQNPDPGIFSPLDHPVLLIGTIDLFLEDSDRSLGCLNHCLSFSDGSLRICCYVLDFELKIIGRKVQVLAWNFLPFKHASGGVLEVIQWSLAEVETASDCDPSLSIPLGCSLQETDLKARGRAFGILRAVSPIFRVPCVKGNEDSQKNSSGILMDSGNSIGFFAEMLTCGCDRCGGSRFLERGPHPHEDNNRHSFTNSVFIYFIKPTYLWRPVLFRLIGKVIMVSMLKRKLVFVGGKESYLTFVSTALTMVSLSQLPTASPVKTDEGMYNGVVTGIYMNGMVVELDDKVWLLITDSVLAPQHSLRVGAIVSVMNYHLVHVNYSWLKTFLLGTCLRTYISIKSFSIADIRYHFKYESNSLLEKFIESLLFSAKFWVLLLVSCFEKKFAGIFSHKDILGSEKKGVVQTYAARCLPPSAFQEQLGLFMNFCKHGQCNFRSDLNFSFLKLVIPISNLTRWCEEMWVSMPSERHVDDEIVEMNQYLDHFLPRGTLYEHMIRRIISSDDLGFVLMGVFKISQCSGRLQLTDATGSIDVVVPDLPVDVDFQTIYEVKDYKLVMEGSPHQVDHLQCHFDGSLSCRAIFQHFSHKEKSQLAVYVHFYVRDITWTSFPHQIPSYMDKNHVNCSNDDMFHLFLVTHKFPVHQSLQDDLSFSNSSGLFAEALILPYNLIPIETYEHGELTEVFLNNQNKLSDCTGQLKDSIEGWSKQSKLIQASNIVQHSDSVNVSREFERSCHLCCSLTFRSNNCKWSQLPVYLYNANGIIMKDIFHNQSDSRVLLEFGSNNFSKYQMIRVGSYYLLKCSKKNLHCKSKGCEHMIRGKAIVISETSLWSLSFLFGEDKHQRKSSGDDCSRASSVKNIEDGPNKFCQHEQMFLQFIDQTRQLSDVYLHISTEAMTQLEELEPSQQGLNNLLPSLDEIKSVSSCIQNMMSEVAMPAGIINQLNNELPQGTQISLNGNVENFFIYDCRPRSCVSSSCVANCNQWSTCKVCIYVTDDYNMVRVRGSLSRYAYPIGLGPGANVTFHRVLLMHTSSRWHELMLTPVSFIVVNSVKELDNQQTDRSPIQESRWNIQCEEILDTISLVSISQMLKCMNSKPIRLRCRGGQVVTIVILVLENQTHESVELRCGRFFKMRAASIPLAGFLLECCWQFSGLNCFNLWQFILR; the protein is encoded by the exons ATGGAGGGTGTTCGGACCCTCTCCATCTCCGACCTTCTACACTTCTCGCGTCCTCTCTCGGGCGCCGCCTCCCTCGGCTCCGCTTTCTCCCCCCCTTCCGCGCCAAAAAGACCCAGGCCTGACGGCCCCGACGAGAACCCCATCGAACCTCCTTTTGTCTCCTCTGTTCAAAACCCTGACCCTGGAATCTTCTCGCCCCTGGATCACCCCGTGCTCCTCATCGGCACCATCGACCTGTTTCTGGAGGATTCTGACCGATCTCTCGGCTGCCTGAACCATTGTCTCTCGTTCTCCGATGGCTCTTTGAGAATCTGTTGCTACGTTTTGGACTTCGAACTCAAGATCATCGGCCGGAAAGTCCAAGTTTTGGCGTGGAACTTCCTCCCATTTAAGCACGCAAGCGGCGGTGTTCTTGAGGTGATTCAGTGGAGCCTCGCGGAAGTTGAGACGGCATCGGATTGCGACCCCTCACTGTCGATTCCTTTGGGCTGTTCGTTGCAAGAAACCGACTTGAAGGCTCGTGGTCGTGCCTTTGGCATTCTGAGAGCGGTCAGCCCCATCTTCCGTGTGCCTTGCGTGAAAGGAAATGAGGATAGTCAGAAGAATTCCAGTGGAATCCTCATGGATAGCGGGAATTCAATAGGTTTCTTTGCCGAGATGCTTACCTGTGGCTGTGATCGTTGTGGTGGTTCTCGTTTTCTAGAGCGTGGCCCTCACCCTCACGAAGACAATAACAGACATTCTTTCACCAATTCAGTgtttatttatttcatcaaacCTACATATCTATGGCGCCCAGTGCTCTTTAGGCTGATCGGGAAGGTAATTATGGTTTCGATGTTGAAGAGGAAATTGGTCTTTGTTGGAGGTAAGGAATCATATCTGACGTTTGTGTCAACAGCGCTAACTATGGTATCCTTGAGTCAGCTTCCTACAGCGAGTCCGGTGAAGACTGACGAAGGCATGTATAATGGAGTTGTTACTGGAATTTACATGAATGGCATGGTGGTTGAATTGGATGATAAAGTCTGGCTTTTGATTACTGATTCAGTGCTTGCTCCACAACATTCTTTGAGGGTTGGCGCTATT GTTTCTGTTATGAATTATCATTTGGTTCATGTTAATTATTCTTGGCTGAAGACCTTCCTGCTTGGGACGTGCCTCAGAACATACATTAGCATCAAATCCTTCTCCATTGCTGACATCAG GTATCACTTTAAATACGAGTCCAACAGCCTACTGGAGAAGTTCATCGAATCTCTACTCTTTTCTGCTAAATTTTG GGTGTTACTTTTGGTCTCTTGCTTTGAGAAAAAATTTGCTGGGATATTTTCTCACAAGGATATTTTGGGCTCAGAGAAA AAAGGAGTTGTACAAACTTATGCAGCTAGATGTTTGCCTCCAAGTGCCTTCCAAGAACAG CTTGGGTTGTTTATGAATTTCTGCAAACATGGCCAATGCAATTTCAGAAGCGATTTGAACTTCTCGTTCCTTAAATTG gtaaTACCAATATCTAATCTTACAAGGTGGTGCGAAGAAATGTGGGTTTCAATGCCATCAGAGAGACATGTTGATGATGAAATAGTTGAGATGAACCAATATTTAGACCATTTCCTTCCCAGAGGAACTTTATATGAACACATGATTAGAAGAATTATTTCAAGTGATGATTTAGGCTTTGTTTTAATGGGAGTATTCAAG ATTTCTCAATGTTCTGGGAGGTTGCAATTGACTGATGCAACAGGAAGCATTGATGTTGTCGTGCCAGATTTACCAGTAGATGTTGATTTTCAGACCATCTATGAG GTCAAAGATTATAAACTTGTTATGGAAGGTTCACCACACCAAGTAGATCATCTGCAGTGTCATTTTGATGGATCACTCTCATGCAGAGCTATATTTCAGCATTTCTCTCATAAGGAAAAATCTCAACTTGCAGTTTATGTTCACTTCTATGTCAGGGACATAACCTGGACTAGTTTTCCTCATCAAATTCCTTCTTACATGGACAAGAATCACGTCAATTGCAGTAATGATGACATGTTTCATCTGTTTCTTGTTACTCACAAATTTCCTGTCCATCAGAGT CTTCAAGATGATCTCAGTTTTTCAAACAGCTCTGGTTTGTTTGCTGAGGCTTTGATATTGCCTTATAATTTGATACCTATTGAGACATATGAACATGGTGAACTTACAGAAGTTTTCCTCAACAATCAAAATAAACTATCTGATTGTACTGGTCAGCTGAAAGACTCAATTGAAGGATGGTCTAAACAGTCTAAACTTATTCAAGCATCAAATATTGTCCAACATTCTGATTCAGTGAATGTTTCAAGAGAGTTCGAGAGGTCTTGCCACCTTTGTTGTTCACTCACATTTAGAAGTAACAACTGTAAATGGTCTCAGTTACCAGTCTATCTATATAATGCTAATGGGATTATAATGAAGGACATATTTCATAATCAGAGTGATTCGAGGGTATTGCTAGAATTTGGATCTAACAACTTTAGCAAGTATCAG ATGATTCGTGTAGGTTCATATTATCTTCTGAAGTGCTCCAAGAAAAATTTGCACTGCAAATCAAAAGGCTGTGAACATATGATACGTGGAAAAGCTATTGTGATCTCCGAGACAAGCCTCTGGAGTCTTTCATTTTTGTTTGGTGAGGATAAACATCAGAGGAAATCATCTGGAGATGACTGTTCTCGTGCTTCTTCAGTAAAAAATATTGAAGATGGTCCAAACAAATTTTGTCAGCATGAGCAAATGTTCCTGCAGTTCATTGATCAAACACGTCAACTTTCAGATGTTTATTTGCATATATCTACTGAAGCAATGACGCAGTTGGAAGAATTAGAGCCATCACAACAGGGTTTAAATAATCTCCTTCCTTCTCTAGATGAAATTAAAAGTGTGTCATCATGCATCCAAAACATGATGTCTGAGGTTGCTATGCCTGCTGGAATTATTAATCAACTGAACAACGAGTTGCCACAAGGAACTCAAATATCATTAAATggaaatgttgagaacttttttaTTTATGACTGCAGACCTAGATCTTGTGTGAGCTCTAGTTGTGTGGCAAATTGTAACCAGTGGAGTACATGCAAAGTTTGTATTTATGTAACTGATGATTACAATATG GTGCGAGTTCGTGGTAGCTTAAGCAGATATGCTTATCCTATTGGATTGGGACCCGGAGCAAATGTGACCTTTCACAGAGTCCTTTTGATGCA CACTTCCAGCAGATGGCATGAGTTGATGTTAACCCCAGTGTCTTTTATTGTGGTTAACTCGGTAAAGGAACTTGATAATCAACAAACTGATAGAAGTCCAATACAAGAATCCAGATGGAATATTCAGTGTGAGGAAATATTAGATACGATTTCATTAGTTTCAATCTCACAGATGCTGAAGTGTATGAACAGTAAGCCAATCCGGCTACGTTGCAGG GGAGGGCAGGTCGTGACTATCGTTATCTTAGTGCTGGAGAATCAAACACATGAATCTGTTGAGCTGCGATGTGGAAGATTTTTCAAGATGCGAGCAGCAAGTATCCCACTAGCTGGATTTTTATTAG AATGTTGCTGGCAATTCAGTGGACTCAACTGCTTTAATCTGTGGCAATTTATTCTGCGGTAA